The Candidatus Eremiobacteraceae bacterium region CCACCGCAGCGATCCCGCCGAGCAACACAAGCGTTAGTTTGTTCATGAAAACCTCCCTAGTCGCGCCGTGGAAATCGGCCTGCCCAGCGCGCCACGGACTTCGCGACAGGCTGCTCGCCGGATGCCCTGAATGGCATCAAGATTTGTCATGTTCAAGGTGCCTGGATCTGGACAGGCGCGCCGAGACTACTCGGCGTCCCATCAACAATCACCAGAAACCGGGGTTGCGCGCCCTCCTCGCCGCGTACGGCCTGCCGGATTGGACCAACAGCGTTGACTACCGCCGACCCCGCTGGATTTGTCGTGAACGCGGATAGAGGTTCCAAGGGGCCACTGCCGTCAGCGTGCGGTGATAGGGCGAGAACGTAGAGTTTGTTCGGTTCGAGCCCGGTTACGGCGGCCTCCAGCACCTGAACGAGTCCTTGGTCGAATAGCGATACACTGGTCGGCGCTTCATCGTCGCCGGACGCGTTCTTAGATGTGGAAACCAGTGTCAGATAGTCGGCGTTGCCTGCACCGCCCAGCGGCTGCAGCCCCTGCGTGCCCGCGCCGCTCGGGACGGCGTCGGGTACGTACACGACGGCTTGGGCCGCCTGGCCGATGGGGACGGTCGCGAGGACGGTGTTCGTCAAGGTGTCGATCGCCGTCAATCGATCGGCGTTTTCGAGCCCTACGTACACGCGTTTTCCATCTCCCGATGGCCAAATTCCGTGAGGAAGCCTACCGACCCGAATCGTGGCGACCTTTGTGAAGTCGGTGGTGCGGAAAACCAGAACTTCATTCTGCCCACCGGCCGTCACATAGGCAAACGTTCCGTTGGCGTTGTGAGCGAAGTTGACGTGGTTAGTAAGCGGCCCCGTATCGATCGTCTTCAGTATCGCAAAGGGCGGGCGCGCATCAAACACCTCGGTCTTGCCTGTGTCCTTTAATGTGAACCACACCTGCCTACCGTCAGGCGTCGCCGCGATGTTTGGGCAGAAGGGACTCGCCTGATGGACGTGCCCGACGATTGCGTGGTCAGCAACTCTGACGACCACCGTTTCCGGTGTGAAGGACGAACACACATACCCGTATTTCCCGTCGGGCGAGAATATCTGCATGCCGGGACCGTTCGGAACGATAACGCGCGTCTTGATCTCGTATGTCGTGCCATCGAGGACGGACACGAAATTCTCCCCGCGTACCGTCACCCACACCTCCGAACCATCCGGAGTAAAGAAGACTTCGTGCGGTGAGCGCCCGACATAGGTGACGTGCTTGATGCGATTCGTTTGAGTGTCGATAAAGATCACCGAGTTCGTGCCGATCGCAACGACGGCAATCGTCCGACGATTCGGCGAGAAACCCATCCCGTGCACGAGCAGCTGCCCACGATAGAGAGGGCTCAACGTGCCGATGAAGTCGCCCAGACGGATGACCCCCAAGAGCCTATTACTGGCGGGGTCGGTGACGGAGACCGTGTTCGAATATTGCTCCGCGGCGTACACTCTGTCGCGATGACTGATCGGCACATCAGGCGCGGCTGATGAAAATGGGGCTTGCCCGGCGAACGCGGGGCGCACCGCAACGAGCGCCAATACGAGTTCTGACGCCACGATAAATGATAAAATTTTCATGACAGTGCTCTCGTTTTCTCGACTACAACACCACATTCGTGAGCGTGTCGAGCGCGTGATCCATAGCTGCAACCTGCGTATCCATTCCCTTGACGCCATCTCGCGCAGCAACTGCGGTTAGAAGAAAACTGCGTCGTGGCAGCGACCAGGAACCCGGCCGAACGGATGTTTGATGGCCGGTACGAGGTTGCCAAGCCCGGCTGTTCCGCATTTAGTGCCCCCTTGATGTTTAGGGCGATTATGATACGATAATGTCGTAGACGCTATAAATGCGCAGTTTACAACCGCTCAGTCAGGGGCCTCAAGCCATTAAAATGAGCGCTCAAAAACCGGTTGTTCAGTCTTTGGAATGTCTGAAAATCGATGAGTATCGAAATGTCTCAGAGCTAGTCAAGTTCTGCCGTCTCCGCATCAGTCGCGAAAGCCGTTCACTGGGTGCCGTGGAGCGGATGCCCGTGCGCGTCGGCAAGCCGGTGACCCAGGAAGAAGTTGCCGAGGCGGTGGGGATCAGCCGCGTATGGTATGCGATGATCGAGGGGAATCGCCCCGTGCGCGTTTCAGCGCGTGTCCTGGACCGGATCGCCGACGTACTGGCGCTGAATCAGAATGAACGAACGATCTTATTTCGGCTCGCGGTCCCGGAACTTCGTTCAACGTCCTTATCCGAGCGAGCGCTAGGGATGCTTGAAGCCTTCGGGTCGCTACGGCGGTTCACGCGGCGGCTGTGGGGTGTCTCTTCGCATCTCGAGGTCCTGAGAGCGGCGCGCGAATTTCTGATGCTCGAAGTCAAACCCGTAGCTGCGATAACGTTCCGGAGAACCGAAGATGGCCAGTGGGTCTCGGAGTTAAACAGCGATGGCGGGAGCGAGCGCGTCACGCAAGCGCTCGAGCTAATACGAGAACGCTGTGGCAGCTCCGGCATCGATGACCTGCACTGCATGACGGTAATGACGCGGCCCGGGGAGCTCATTACCCAATCGGATCGCGATAAGCTCTTTCCGAAGTTGGCCGCGCGAGCAAACGATGTTCTCAGCTCCATTGATTTGTCGAGCAGCTTTTTCACCATGGCACACGTGCAGTCCAATTACGGTCTTATCGCACGGCTTTCGGCGTTGTACAATGACCAGTACGCGTTGTCCGATCTCGAGCGCGCCCAATTGAGCACCATCGCGGAACTGAGCTCGCTCGCGCTATCGGGATCAGCTTCGCACCAGC contains the following coding sequences:
- a CDS encoding helix-turn-helix transcriptional regulator, whose amino-acid sequence is MRSLQPLSQGPQAIKMSAQKPVVQSLECLKIDEYRNVSELVKFCRLRISRESRSLGAVERMPVRVGKPVTQEEVAEAVGISRVWYAMIEGNRPVRVSARVLDRIADVLALNQNERTILFRLAVPELRSTSLSERALGMLEAFGSLRRFTRRLWGVSSHLEVLRAAREFLMLEVKPVAAITFRRTEDGQWVSELNSDGGSERVTQALELIRERCGSSGIDDLHCMTVMTRPGELITQSDRDKLFPKLAARANDVLSSIDLSSSFFTMAHVQSNYGLIARLSALYNDQYALSDLERAQLSTIAELSSLALSGSASHQRG
- a CDS encoding YncE family protein; translation: MKILSFIVASELVLALVAVRPAFAGQAPFSSAAPDVPISHRDRVYAAEQYSNTVSVTDPASNRLLGVIRLGDFIGTLSPLYRGQLLVHGMGFSPNRRTIAVVAIGTNSVIFIDTQTNRIKHVTYVGRSPHEVFFTPDGSEVWVTVRGENFVSVLDGTTYEIKTRVIVPNGPGMQIFSPDGKYGYVCSSFTPETVVVRVADHAIVGHVHQASPFCPNIAATPDGRQVWFTLKDTGKTEVFDARPPFAILKTIDTGPLTNHVNFAHNANGTFAYVTAGGQNEVLVFRTTDFTKVATIRVGRLPHGIWPSGDGKRVYVGLENADRLTAIDTLTNTVLATVPIGQAAQAVVYVPDAVPSGAGTQGLQPLGGAGNADYLTLVSTSKNASGDDEAPTSVSLFDQGLVQVLEAAVTGLEPNKLYVLALSPHADGSGPLEPLSAFTTNPAGSAVVNAVGPIRQAVRGEEGAQPRFLVIVDGTPSSLGAPVQIQAP